The DNA region CATAAAATTCCCGGATCGACAGACGGCCCGGTTCGGCGCGGTCGCCGCCGAACGGCCAGAGCTACGTCGCGGGCGCCCGTCCGGTCGGCATGGTCGACGTGACTCCCTTCGAGGAATACTGCGAGTTCGGCGGCGACCGGGTGTACCTGCTCCTGGCGATCGCGCGGGCCAAGGAGAACGAGGGGACGGCGGGCGACGCGGCACCGACACTCCGGCGGGTCGTCGAGGAAGCGGCCGACCTCGCCCGCACGGCCGCCGAGCTGGAACACGCCGCGGATCGGTTCGACGAACGATTTCGGCTCTACCTCACCGCGAACGCCCGCGACGCGCTGAAGGCCACCTTCGAACTCCGGCGGTCGATGGACGACTGGCTGGAGGGGCGGATCCACGGCGACGAGGGCGTCCGGCCGAAGTTCAGACGGGTCGACCGCGAGTTCCTGTCGACGCTGCAGTCCGACGCCTGCCGCGACGGGACCAACTTCGTCTTCGACCTCGACGACGCGACGGCGGCCGACCGGGACGCACTCGTGGACGACCTCCGCGGCCACACCGGGGTCGCGCTCGCGCGCGAGACGCCGAACGGGTTTCACGTCGTCACCGACCCGTTCGACTACACCGACTTCACGACCGGGGTCGACTACGAGCTGAAGACCGACGGGCTGATCTTCGTCTCGTATCTCGACGGGTAGGCGGCGAGCGCCCGACCACGGTGTGGGGTCGGGGGGCGCTCGCGGGGGACCGAAAGGGCAAGGGGCCGTCCGCCCGGGGCACCGATATGACCGAGCGCGGTTTCGACCTCGACGCGCGGCTGCGGGAGCGGGAACGGGCGGGCCTGCGGCGCCACCTCGACCCGGCCGAGTCCGTCGGCGCGCGGACCAGGTTCAGCGACGACCCGCGCGGCGGCGCGCCGGAGTACGGGGACGAGCGGCTCGTGTTCGCCTCGAACAACTACCTCGGACTGGCGAGCGACCGCCGCGTGCTGCAGGCCGCCGAGAACGCCGCCCGCGCGGTCGGGACCGGGGCCGGCGCCTCCCGCCTGGTCACCGGCGACACCGGGCTCCACCGGGCGCTCGAACGGGACCTGGCCGACTGCAAGGGCGCCGAGCGGGCGCTCCTGTTCTCGTCGGGCTACGCCGCCAACGTCGGGACCATCGACGCGCTCGGGCCCGACGTGGTGTTCTCGGACGAACTCAACCACGCCAGCATCGTCGACGGCTGCCGGGTGGGGGCCGACGAGACCGTCGTCTACGACCACGCCGACCCCGGCGACCTCCGGGCGAGGATGGCCCGGCGAGCGGCCGAGGAGCTCGACAGCGCCGCCGACGAGGCGTGGCTCGTGGTCACCGACACCGTCTTCTCGATGGACGGCGACGTGGCGCCGCTCGACGCGATCTGCGACGCGGCCGAGGAGTTCGGCGCGTGGGTGATGGTCGACGAGGCCCACGCGACAGGACTGTTCGGCGAGGGCGGCGGTATCGTCCGGCGCGAGGGGCTGGCCGACCGCGTCGACGTGCAACTCGGGACCCTCTCGAAGGCGCTGGCGAGCCAGGGCGGCTACGTCGCCGGCGACGAGGCGCTCGTGGAGTCCCTGCTCAACGCCGCGCGGTCGTTCGTCTTCTCGACGGGGCTGGCGCCGCCGGCCGTCGGCGCCGCCCGCGAGTCGCTGCGGATCGCCCGCGAGACCGACCGTGCCGACCGGCTGTGGAAGACGGTCGAGGCGCTCCGCGACGGGCTGGCGTCGACGGGCTACGAGGTGCTCGGCGAGACGCAGATCCTCCCGGTGCTCGTGGGCGACCGCGACGACGCGCTGGCGCTGGGCGACCAGCTCGCCGACCGCGGGGTCGTGGCGCCGGCGATCCGCCCGCCGACGGTCCCCGAGGGGACCGCCCGCATCAGGGTCGCGCCGATGGCGACCCACACCGACGACGAGGTGGCGCGCTGCCTCGACGCTTTCGAGGCCGCCGGCGAGGAGGTGGGACTGCTGTGAGCGACGGGGACACGGCGAGGGCCCCGGCGGCGGACGACGCGGCCGACTTCGCCGTCGTCGGCACCGACACGGGCGTCGGGAAGACCGTCGTCACGGCGGGACTGGTCGGGTGGCTCCGGGCGTCGGGGGTCGACGCTCGCGCCGTCAAACCCGCGCAGACGGGGCACCCGCCGGACGACGACGCCGGGTTCGTCGCCGACGCGTGCGGGACGGACGCGGCCGCCACCTGTCTCGAACGGCTCGAACCGCCGCTCGCGCCGGCCGTCGCCGCCGACCAGGAGGGCGTCGACCTCTCCTACGACACGATCCGTGTGGGCTGCGAGCGCGAACTCGCCGACGCGGCGGTCGGCGTCGTCGAGGGGATCGGCGGCCTGCGCGTCCCGCTGGCCGACGGCCGGGAGGTCGTCGACCTCGTCGCGGACCTCGGCGTGCCCGCGGTCGTCGTCGCGCGCTCCGGGCTCGGGACGCTGAATCACACGGCGCTCACGGTCGAGGCGCTCGAACGCCGCGGGTGTGCGGTCGCCGGCGTCGTGCTCAACGAGTACGAGGGCGCCTCCGTCGCCGAGCGGACCAACCCCGACGCCCTCGCCGAGATGACCGACTGTCCGGCGCGGACGCTGCCGCCGCTGGCGATGGACGACCCCGCCGACGCCGTCGCGGGCGTCCGGGAACACCTCCCGGCCGACGTGTTTCCGACCGAGTGATGCGGCCCGGCCGAACGACCCGACCGGCCGCACGGGGCCGTCGCTGTCGGGCGACGATGCGGGAGCAAAGGGGAACGGTGGGGCGGGGTGCCCCAGCGTGTGACACTACGGAGCCAACTGGCTCCATCGGAAACGAAGGTTCCCGAACGTAAAAGTATACACGATCGTTGTCGGCGAAGTACGTCCCCGATACCGGGGTAGGACCGTGTTACCGGCGACCGGTGGCGGGGAGACGGGACCGAGAGAGGCCTGACGACGACCGTTTCGGGTCCGCCACGCCGGGCGAAGCAGCCGTCACTCCCCGTCCGATTCGGTGTCGTCGCCGGCGTCCTCCTCCGGGTCGGCCCCAGTGTTCGTGCCGGCGGTCGCGTCGTCGTCGGCCAGCAGCCCCTCCAGGTCGGCGTGGTCCGAGAGGAGGGCGACCATCCGCTCGACGGTCTCCGGGTCGCGGGTCCGGCCGGTGGAGATCAC from Halosimplex halophilum includes:
- a CDS encoding aminotransferase class I/II-fold pyridoxal phosphate-dependent enzyme, coding for MTERGFDLDARLRERERAGLRRHLDPAESVGARTRFSDDPRGGAPEYGDERLVFASNNYLGLASDRRVLQAAENAARAVGTGAGASRLVTGDTGLHRALERDLADCKGAERALLFSSGYAANVGTIDALGPDVVFSDELNHASIVDGCRVGADETVVYDHADPGDLRARMARRAAEELDSAADEAWLVVTDTVFSMDGDVAPLDAICDAAEEFGAWVMVDEAHATGLFGEGGGIVRREGLADRVDVQLGTLSKALASQGGYVAGDEALVESLLNAARSFVFSTGLAPPAVGAARESLRIARETDRADRLWKTVEALRDGLASTGYEVLGETQILPVLVGDRDDALALGDQLADRGVVAPAIRPPTVPEGTARIRVAPMATHTDDEVARCLDAFEAAGEEVGLL
- the bioD gene encoding dethiobiotin synthase, translating into MSDGDTARAPAADDAADFAVVGTDTGVGKTVVTAGLVGWLRASGVDARAVKPAQTGHPPDDDAGFVADACGTDAAATCLERLEPPLAPAVAADQEGVDLSYDTIRVGCERELADAAVGVVEGIGGLRVPLADGREVVDLVADLGVPAVVVARSGLGTLNHTALTVEALERRGCAVAGVVLNEYEGASVAERTNPDALAEMTDCPARTLPPLAMDDPADAVAGVREHLPADVFPTE